From a region of the Kwoniella mangroviensis CBS 8507 chromosome 1 map unlocalized Ctg01, whole genome shotgun sequence genome:
- a CDS encoding methionine aminopeptidase, type I, translated as MIRPSLTLLNRFSYTSGPSKYGIYPLLPPSFAMTSYPPIRPLPSSIPRPDYVPSNFFTADWGEHDSVDMKEADAEQIELGGDGEKRVREAAGMARDVLKEVGKLIRPGITTNELDKAVHDLIVSKGAYPSPLGYSSYPRSCTTSINNVIAHGIPDDRPLHPEDIINIDLTLFYKGYHGDTSATFLLPEVDKQGTDLVEATKEALEVGIKACRPGRKYKDIGKEIEEFAKRHGFSVNGQFSGHGIGNVFHRPPWIFHCRNDEPGEMVPGDCFTIEPCFVQGRNSRGKLWDDGWTMVTESGARSAQFEHQLLITEDGVDVLTRI; from the exons ATGATTCGACCGTCCCTCACCCTCCTCAATAGATTCAGCTACACCTCCGGTCCATCAAAATATGGTATCTATCCgctccttcctccttcattCGCCATGACCTCCTATCCGCCTATACGACCCCTCCCCAGCTCGATACCTAGACCAGACTATGTGCCCAGCAACTTTTTCACTGCCGATTGGGGCGAGCATGATTCAGTAGATATGAAAGAAGCAGATGCGGAACAGATAGAGCTGGGCGGGGACGGTGAGAAGAGGGTCAGGGAGGCTGCGGGGATGGCTAGAGATGTATTGAAGGAGGTCGGGAAGCTGATTagg CCGGGAATAACGACCAACGAACTGGACAAAGCCGTGCACGATCTGATAGTCTCCAAAGGCGCTTATCCTAGTCCCTTGGGTTATTCAAGTTATCCAAGGAGCTGTACTACCTCGATCAATAATGTGATTGCTC ATGGAATACCAGATGA TCGTCCACTACATCCCGAAGACATAATCAACATCGATCTAACCCTGTTCTATAAAGGGTATCACGGCGATACGTCAGCAACGTTCCTTCTGCCCGAAGTGGACAAACAAGGTACAGATCTGGTTGAAGCTAcgaaagaagctttggaagtGGGTATAAAAGCTTGTAGGCCTGGAAGGAAATATAAAGATATCGGAAAGGAGATCGA GGAATTCGCAAAAAGACATGGCTTCTCAGTAAATGGACAGTTTTCGGGACATGGGATAGGTAACGTCTTTCATAGACCACCATGGATATTTCACTGTC GTAACGATGAACCTGGAGAGATGGTACCTGGAGATTGTTTTACGATAGAACCCTGCTTCGTACAAGGTCGGAATTCAAGAGGGAAATTATGGGATGACGGTTGGACGATGGTCACTGAG AGCGGTGCAAGATCTGCTCAATTTGAACATCAACTGCTGATAACGGAAGATGGGGTAGACGTCCTGACTCGTATATAA
- a CDS encoding mitochondrial 37S ribosomal protein mS47, whose protein sequence is MSSLARLFLRMGPSAGPSSRVSVTAANRLSTISRHLSSSANSNNKATSSKMSSPHDDLVLFESHHNARLYKLNRSSKLNSLNQEMIDLLSKKIKNWRELESCKVIIGTGDQRAFCAGGDVKQLVLDLKEGKDTALPFFKSEFELNWTLGRLGKPYVAVIDGVTMGGGAGLSLPANIRIATPRTIFAMPETKIGYAPDVGANYYLAQLDGAIGAWLAVTGQELYGRAVYELGIATHYVTPNLLPTIINEITSLDSPTPQQISSIVSSYTSSPSSSSSEGESSKTNPDGYSNIKGEIREFLDKTFSLKSIPEIDKALTKAQSDESLSEDTKKWAKAQQDILNQRSPTSTAVALTGYRKAKEARRLDRTLLNDISMATAFCGPHRSTDDFIKGVSSVLIDRSKTAPEWIPGDLSDPKLSLGEITKNFYPGKPSEGQPELELVPSSASKLDSGRDSSWNQFRKFGLPSESDIRSSVDGYSPGSGAFALTEQELVSQFVENHGSPQGQRRKEIEDRVRDVVQRRCKKDKQGYLEWK, encoded by the exons ATGTCCTCTCTCGCTCGACTATTCCTTCGAATGGGTCCCTCAGCAGGCCCCTCTTCTCGAGTTTCTGTCACAGCTGCCAATCGATTATCCACCATTTCAAGACatttatcttcttctgccaaCTCCAACAACAAAGCCACTTCAAGCAAGATGTCTTCTCCTCATGAT GACTTGGTGTTGTTCGAATCGCACCATAATGCTAGATTATACAAACTCAATCGATCGTCTAAATTGAATTCGTTGAACCAGGAGATGATCGACCTGTTGTCGAAGAAAATCAAG AACTGGCGAGAGTTGGAATCATGTAAAGTCATAATAGGTACAGGAGATCAGCGAGCTTTCTGTGCAGGCGGTGATGTGAAAC AACTCGTACTGGAtctgaaagaaggaaaagataCAGCTTTACCATTCTTCAAATCCGAATTTGAGTTGAACTGGACATTGGGTAGATTGGGTAAACCTTATGTAGCTGTGATTGATGGTGTGACTA TGGGTGGTGGTGCCGGTCTCTCCCTTCCAGCTAACATTCGAATCGCAACCCCACGCACTATCTTCGCCATGCCAGAGACCAAAATCGGATACGCTCCAGACGTAGGGGCCAATTACTATCTCGCTCAACTTGACGGAGCGATTGGAGCGTGGTTAGCAGTGACTGGACAGGAATTATACGGTAGAGCAGTATA TGAATTGGGTATAGCAACACATTACGTTACTCCCAATCTCCTTCCAACAATAATTAACGAGATCACTTCACTCGATTCTCCAACCCCACAACAaatatcttccatcgtctCTTCATACACTTCCAGCCCATCATCAAGCTCTTCGGAAGGAGAATCGTCGAAGACAAACCCAGATGGATATTCAAATATCAAAGGTGAAATTCGGGAATTCCTCGATAAGACCTTCAGTCTCAAATCCATTCCTGAGATCGACAAAGCCCTGACCAAAGCTCAGAGCGATGAGAGTTTGAGTGAAGATACGAAGAAGTGGGCTAAAGCTCAACAGGATATTTTGAACCAGAGGAGTCCGACTAGTACGGCTGTTGCTTTGACAGGGTATAGAAAAGCTAAGGAGGCAAGAAGACTGGACAGGACTTTATTAAATG ATATTTCAATGGCAACAGCTTTCTGTGGGCCCCATCGATCCACAGACGATTTCATCAAAGGCGTATCATCAGTCCTGATCGACAGATCGAAGACCGCACCAGAGTGGATCCCAGGGGACTTATCAGATCCTAAATTGTCTTTAGGGGAAATAACCAAGAATTTCTATCCCGGTAAACCATCGGAGGGTCAACCGGAATTAGAACTTGTACCATCCTCAGCATCCAAACTCGATTCAGGAAGGGATAGTAGTTGGAACCAATTTAGAAAATTCGGTTTACCTTCTGAATCAGATATACGATCATCAGTTGATGGATATTCACCTGGATCAGGTGCTTTTGCATTAACTGAACAGGAACTCGTTTCTCAATTCGTAGAGAATCATGGATCACCTCAAGGCcagaggagaaaggagattgaagatagAGTGAGGGACGTAGTACAAAGAAGATGTAAGAAGGATAAACAGGGTTATCTAGAGTGGAAATAA